From one Mycobacteriales bacterium genomic stretch:
- the nuoE gene encoding NADH-quinone oxidoreductase subunit NuoE, whose amino-acid sequence MLSDDTRRMAAEIIARYPKPRSALLPLLHLVQSEEGYVTTEGIALCAELLDLTKAEVSAVSTFYTMYKRRPVGDYHVGVCTNTLCAVMGGDAIYAALKEHTGISTQNGVTDDGKVSLEHVECNAACDYAPVVMVNWEFFDNQTPASARELVDALRAGEPVTPTRGAASVCTWKEAERILAGFPDGRADEGIAAGPASLEGLNLANERGETA is encoded by the coding sequence ATGCTGAGCGACGACACCCGGCGGATGGCGGCCGAGATCATCGCGCGGTATCCGAAGCCGCGCTCGGCGTTGCTGCCCTTGCTGCACCTGGTGCAGAGCGAGGAGGGCTACGTCACCACGGAAGGGATCGCGCTGTGCGCCGAGCTGCTCGACCTGACCAAGGCTGAGGTCAGCGCCGTGTCGACCTTCTACACGATGTACAAGCGGCGCCCGGTCGGCGACTACCACGTCGGCGTGTGCACCAACACGCTGTGCGCCGTGATGGGAGGCGACGCCATCTACGCCGCGCTGAAGGAGCACACCGGCATCTCGACCCAGAACGGCGTCACCGACGACGGCAAGGTCTCGCTCGAACACGTTGAGTGCAACGCGGCGTGCGACTACGCACCTGTGGTGATGGTCAACTGGGAGTTCTTCGACAACCAGACCCCGGCGTCGGCCCGTGAGCTGGTCGACGCGCTGCGGGCGGGCGAGCCGGTGACGCCGACCCGTGGCGCGGCGTCGGTGTGCACCTGGAAGGAAGCGGAGCGGATCCTCGCCGGCTTCCCCGACGGACGTGCGGACGAGGGCATCGCGGCCGGCCCGGCCAGCCTGGAAGGGCTCAACCTGGCCAACGAGCGCGGAGAGACCGCATGA
- a CDS encoding NADH-quinone oxidoreductase subunit D, with translation MTESGTDQGTPYTSTYNEADPYAGAEPEGEGRVFTVGGGDWEDVVSAIDPAESERIVVNMGPQHPSTHGVLRIVLELEGETVMAARPVIGYLHTGIEKNMEYRNWTQAVTFVTRADYLSPMFNEATYCLGVERLLDIEDQIPQRVRVLRVLVLELQRISSHLVWLGTGGLELGALTAMLLAFREREEISKIFEMITGLRMNHAYIRPGGVAQDIPPGAVDAIRQFVPVMRSRVDEYEDLLSANPIWMARTQGVGYLDTESCMQLGITGPLLRASGLAWDLRREMPVLDYDTYDFDVPIETAGDCYARYKVRLNEMRESLRIIEQALDRLRPGPTMVEDKKIAWPAQLALGSDGLGNSLDHIRRIMGTSMEALIHHFKLVTEGFRVPAGQVYVPVESPRGELGAHVVSDGGTRPYRVHLRDPSFVNLQAVPAVTEGGMVADIVASVASIDPVMGGVDR, from the coding sequence ATGACCGAGTCCGGAACCGACCAGGGAACGCCGTACACCAGCACGTACAACGAGGCGGACCCGTACGCCGGTGCGGAGCCCGAGGGCGAGGGACGCGTCTTCACCGTCGGCGGCGGTGACTGGGAGGACGTCGTCTCGGCGATCGACCCGGCGGAGAGCGAGCGGATCGTCGTCAACATGGGTCCGCAGCACCCCTCGACGCATGGCGTGCTCCGGATCGTGCTCGAGCTCGAGGGCGAGACCGTGATGGCCGCCCGGCCGGTGATCGGGTACCTGCACACCGGCATCGAGAAGAACATGGAGTACCGCAACTGGACGCAGGCGGTGACCTTCGTCACCCGCGCCGACTACCTGTCTCCGATGTTCAACGAGGCGACCTACTGCCTCGGGGTCGAGCGCCTGCTGGACATCGAGGACCAGATTCCGCAGCGGGTGAGGGTGCTGCGGGTGCTGGTGCTTGAGCTGCAGCGGATCTCCTCGCACCTGGTCTGGCTCGGCACCGGCGGTCTCGAGCTCGGGGCCCTGACCGCGATGCTGCTGGCGTTCCGCGAGCGCGAGGAGATCAGCAAGATCTTCGAGATGATCACCGGACTGCGGATGAACCATGCCTACATCCGCCCGGGCGGCGTCGCGCAGGACATCCCGCCGGGCGCCGTCGATGCGATCCGCCAGTTCGTGCCGGTGATGCGCAGCCGGGTCGACGAGTACGAGGACCTGCTGTCGGCCAACCCGATCTGGATGGCTCGGACCCAGGGCGTCGGCTACCTCGACACCGAGTCCTGCATGCAGCTCGGCATTACCGGCCCGCTGCTGCGCGCATCGGGGCTGGCGTGGGACCTGCGGCGCGAGATGCCGGTGCTCGACTACGACACCTACGACTTCGACGTACCGATCGAGACCGCGGGCGACTGCTATGCGCGGTACAAGGTCCGGCTGAACGAGATGCGCGAGTCGCTGCGGATCATCGAGCAGGCGCTCGACCGGCTGCGCCCGGGTCCGACGATGGTCGAGGACAAGAAGATCGCCTGGCCGGCGCAGCTCGCGCTCGGCTCCGACGGCCTCGGCAACTCTCTCGATCACATCCGCCGGATCATGGGTACGTCGATGGAGGCGTTGATCCACCACTTCAAGCTGGTGACCGAGGGCTTCCGCGTCCCTGCCGGCCAGGTCTACGTCCCTGTCGAGTCGCCGCGCGGCGAGCTCGGTGCGCACGTCGTCTCCGACGGCGGCACCCGCCCGTACCGCGTGCACCTGCGCGATCCCAGCTTCGTCAACCTGCAGGCCGTGCCGGCCGTCACCGAGGGCGGGATGGTCGCGGACATCGTGGCGAGCGTGGCGAGCATCGATCCGGTCATGGGTGGGGTGGACCGCTGA
- a CDS encoding NADH-quinone oxidoreductase subunit C translates to MTEPTDEGVAAAPSSDEPTGAGGKRHDLFGASGFGDTSGFGGLVVRPPQLVSSPRPYGGWFDEAADALESAYPDFGDAIERIVVHRGELTLYVRREPLAELLRALRDDPRLRFEMCASVSGADYPDDPTGRRLHAVYHLLSMTFRRRIRLEVSVTAEDPHIPSATEVYPTANWHERETWDFFGIVFDGHPGLTRIEMPDDWPGHPQRKDYPLGGVPVEYKGATVPPPDERRSYA, encoded by the coding sequence GTGACCGAACCGACCGACGAGGGCGTCGCCGCGGCGCCCTCGAGCGATGAGCCGACCGGGGCCGGCGGCAAGCGCCACGACCTGTTCGGCGCGTCCGGCTTCGGCGACACCTCCGGATTCGGCGGGCTGGTCGTCCGCCCGCCGCAGCTGGTGTCCTCGCCGCGCCCCTACGGTGGCTGGTTCGACGAGGCCGCCGATGCGCTCGAGTCGGCCTACCCCGACTTCGGCGACGCGATCGAGCGCATCGTGGTGCATCGCGGCGAGCTGACGCTCTACGTACGCCGGGAGCCGCTCGCCGAGCTGCTCCGGGCGCTGCGCGACGACCCGCGGCTGCGCTTCGAGATGTGCGCGTCGGTCTCCGGCGCCGACTATCCCGACGACCCGACCGGCCGGCGGCTGCACGCGGTCTACCACCTGCTGTCGATGACCTTCCGGCGCCGGATCCGGCTCGAGGTGTCGGTGACCGCGGAGGATCCGCACATCCCGAGCGCCACCGAGGTCTACCCGACCGCCAACTGGCACGAGCGCGAGACGTGGGACTTCTTCGGGATCGTCTTCGACGGGCACCCCGGCCTGACCCGGATCGAGATGCCGGACGACTGGCCGGGGCACCCCCAGCGCAAGGACTACCCGCTCGGCGGGGTCCCGGTGGAGTACAAGGGCGCGACCGTGCCGCCACCCGACGAGCGGCGGTCCTACGCATGA
- a CDS encoding NADH-quinone oxidoreductase subunit A, with product MVVPILILALIGAGFAVFSIVAGSLAGPKRFNRAKLESYECGIEPTPQAFRGHRLPVKYYTTAMLFIVFDIEIVFIYPWAVHFNALGLFGLVEMILFIGAVFVIYAYVWRRGGLEWD from the coding sequence ATCGTGGTCCCGATCCTGATCCTGGCCCTCATCGGTGCCGGCTTCGCGGTGTTTTCGATCGTGGCCGGGTCCCTTGCCGGGCCGAAGCGGTTCAACCGCGCGAAGCTCGAGTCCTACGAGTGCGGCATCGAGCCGACGCCTCAGGCATTCCGCGGCCACCGGCTCCCGGTGAAGTACTACACGACCGCAATGCTGTTCATCGTCTTCGACATCGAGATCGTGTTCATCTACCCGTGGGCCGTGCATTTCAACGCCCTCGGGTTGTTCGGCTTGGTCGAGATGATCCTTTTCATCGGCGCCGTGTTCGTGATCTACGCCTACGTGTGGCGGCGCGGCGGTCTCGAGTGGGACTGA
- a CDS encoding geranylgeranyl reductase family protein: MSTQHADYDADVVVVGAGPGGSTAAYWLAQAGLDVIVAEKSQFPREKVCGDGLTPRAVKQLVAMGIPTEPADGWIANKGLRIIGGGMRLEIPWPDLASYPSYGLVRPRLDFDEVLARAAQKAGAQVYEQTTVIDPVREERTGRIVGVATKDGRRFRAPITLVADGNSSRLSLALGRQRREDRPMGVAYRRYFRSPRHDDDWLESWLELWDGAIGQSRLLPGYGWVFGVGDGTSNVGLGILNTSDAFGKTDYRAMLDRWCASLPEEWGFTEENSVGPTRGAALPMAFNRKPHYADGALLVGDAGGMVNPMNGEGIAYAMESGRLAAELVALALAEPEGPRRERVLEGYPAALEETYGGYYTIGRIFVKAIGHPSVMKLCTRHGLPHPALMRFCLKLLANLSEPRGGDAADRIIAGLNRLTPAA, encoded by the coding sequence ATGAGCACGCAGCATGCGGACTACGACGCGGACGTCGTCGTGGTCGGCGCCGGCCCCGGCGGTTCGACCGCGGCATACTGGCTGGCCCAGGCCGGGCTGGACGTCATCGTGGCCGAGAAGTCGCAGTTTCCGCGGGAGAAGGTCTGCGGCGACGGGCTCACTCCGCGTGCGGTGAAGCAGCTGGTCGCCATGGGCATCCCGACCGAGCCGGCCGATGGCTGGATCGCGAACAAAGGGCTGCGCATCATCGGTGGTGGGATGCGGCTCGAGATCCCGTGGCCGGATCTCGCGAGCTATCCGTCGTACGGATTGGTCCGCCCGCGGCTGGACTTCGACGAGGTGCTCGCCCGCGCCGCCCAGAAGGCCGGCGCGCAGGTCTACGAGCAGACCACCGTGATCGATCCGGTGCGCGAGGAGCGCACCGGGCGAATCGTCGGCGTGGCCACCAAGGACGGACGCCGCTTCCGGGCGCCGATCACGCTGGTCGCCGACGGCAACAGCTCGCGGCTGTCGCTCGCGCTCGGCCGCCAGCGCCGCGAGGACCGGCCGATGGGGGTCGCCTACCGCCGGTACTTCCGCAGTCCGCGCCACGACGACGACTGGCTGGAGTCCTGGCTCGAGCTGTGGGACGGCGCGATCGGCCAGAGCCGGCTGCTGCCGGGCTACGGCTGGGTGTTCGGCGTCGGTGACGGCACCAGCAACGTCGGGCTCGGCATCCTGAACACCTCGGACGCGTTCGGCAAGACCGACTACCGCGCCATGCTCGATCGCTGGTGCGCCTCGCTGCCCGAGGAGTGGGGCTTCACCGAGGAGAACTCGGTCGGCCCGACTCGTGGAGCGGCACTGCCGATGGCGTTCAACCGCAAGCCGCACTACGCCGACGGCGCCCTTCTGGTCGGCGATGCCGGCGGGATGGTCAACCCGATGAACGGCGAGGGGATCGCCTACGCGATGGAGTCCGGGCGGCTCGCCGCCGAGCTGGTCGCGCTCGCGCTCGCCGAGCCGGAAGGACCGCGCCGCGAACGGGTGCTCGAGGGGTATCCGGCGGCGCTCGAGGAGACCTACGGCGGCTACTACACGATCGGGCGGATCTTCGTAAAGGCGATCGGGCACCCGTCCGTGATGAAGCTGTGCACCCGCCACGGGCTCCCGCACCCCGCGCTCATGCGGTTCTGCCTGAAGCTGCTCGCCAACCTCTCCGAGCCCCGCGGCGGCGACGCGGCGGACCGCATCATCGCCGGCCTCAACCGATTGACCCCGGCCGCGTGA
- a CDS encoding class I SAM-dependent methyltransferase: protein MPRAHLDRQPREVAGMFDAVADRYDRMNAVMTLGQERRWRELVADALEVNPGDRVLDLAAGTGASAVPIQRRGASVVACDFSLGMLSVGRRRHPSLEFAAGDALALPFSAGGFDAVTISFGLRNVADVDLALTELARVTRPGGRLVVLETSAPRREPFRAGHRFYVTHVLPRLAALVTGDAQAYDYLAESVAQWPAPAEVSARLAAAGWTAVGWRTLSFGAVAMHRATRTGPARH, encoded by the coding sequence GTGCCCCGGGCTCACCTGGACCGGCAGCCGCGCGAGGTTGCCGGGATGTTCGACGCGGTCGCCGACCGCTATGACCGCATGAACGCGGTGATGACGCTCGGGCAGGAGCGGCGCTGGCGGGAGTTGGTGGCCGACGCGCTCGAGGTGAACCCGGGTGACCGCGTGCTCGACCTGGCCGCCGGAACCGGTGCCAGCGCAGTGCCGATCCAGCGGCGCGGCGCATCCGTGGTGGCTTGCGACTTCTCGCTCGGGATGCTCTCGGTCGGCCGCCGCCGCCACCCGTCGCTCGAGTTCGCCGCGGGGGACGCTCTTGCGCTCCCGTTCTCCGCCGGCGGGTTCGACGCCGTGACGATCTCCTTCGGCTTGCGCAACGTGGCCGACGTCGATCTCGCGCTGACCGAGCTGGCTCGGGTCACCCGACCGGGCGGACGCCTCGTGGTGCTGGAGACGAGTGCGCCGCGGCGAGAGCCGTTCCGCGCGGGTCATCGCTTCTACGTGACCCACGTCCTCCCGCGGCTGGCGGCGTTGGTCACCGGCGACGCCCAGGCGTATGACTACCTCGCCGAGTCGGTCGCGCAGTGGCCGGCGCCGGCCGAGGTCAGCGCCCGCCTGGCCGCGGCCGGATGGACCGCAGTGGGTTGGCGGACGCTGTCGTTCGGAGCCGTGGCCATGCATCGCGCGACCCGCACCGGCCCGGCCCGTCACTAG
- a CDS encoding response regulator transcription factor: MVVDDAANLRELLTLLLETEDDFEVIGTASDGAQALAVGEALRPDIVLLDLAMPVMDGMQALPQLRERLPGALIVIFSGFEQADLVDEAMAAGANAYLEKGASVTQLVDLLRELRGRRVTAE; this comes from the coding sequence ATGGTGGTCGATGACGCGGCCAACCTGCGCGAGCTGCTCACGCTGCTGCTCGAGACCGAGGACGACTTCGAGGTCATCGGAACCGCTTCCGACGGCGCTCAGGCGCTCGCGGTCGGGGAGGCGTTGCGCCCCGACATCGTGTTGCTCGACCTGGCGATGCCGGTCATGGACGGGATGCAGGCGCTCCCGCAGCTGCGTGAGCGCCTGCCCGGCGCGCTGATCGTCATCTTCTCGGGGTTCGAGCAGGCCGACCTCGTGGACGAGGCGATGGCCGCCGGCGCCAACGCTTACCTCGAGAAGGGGGCCAGCGTGACGCAGCTGGTCGACCTGCTGCGCGAGCTCCGCGGCCGCCGGGTCACGGCCGAGTGA
- a CDS encoding DUF4229 domain-containing protein produces MAADAGAPRGAGRAALVYNAARAGLLAACLGIGWAIGVPTFPLIIGSLLISGILSWFLLRRPREQLAEAVERTVARGQAKLAARTSAEDGYVEAVQAAQEAQHAAAEVTGPATARADQTS; encoded by the coding sequence ATGGCAGCAGACGCGGGCGCGCCGCGAGGCGCGGGGCGCGCCGCGCTGGTCTACAACGCGGCGCGAGCCGGCCTGCTGGCGGCCTGCCTGGGCATCGGCTGGGCGATCGGTGTGCCGACGTTCCCCCTGATCATCGGCTCGCTTCTGATCTCCGGCATCTTGAGCTGGTTCCTGTTGCGGCGGCCGCGGGAGCAGCTGGCGGAGGCGGTTGAGCGCACCGTTGCCCGCGGACAGGCGAAGCTGGCCGCGCGTACCTCGGCCGAGGACGGGTACGTCGAAGCCGTGCAGGCGGCTCAGGAGGCGCAACACGCCGCCGCGGAGGTGACCGGCCCGGCAACCGCCCGCGCTGACCAGACCTCGTGA
- a CDS encoding BldC family transcriptional regulator has translation MRVRRASAQWRGFVVVESRDRLLTPGEVASLFRVDPKTVTRWAAAGRINSIRTPGGHRRFRESEIRDLLRQDGSRAATPSPREAGEESATARS, from the coding sequence ATGCGAGTGCGTCGTGCCAGCGCACAGTGGAGGGGGTTTGTGGTGGTTGAGTCCCGAGATCGGCTCTTGACCCCGGGGGAGGTCGCCAGCCTGTTTCGCGTAGACCCGAAGACGGTCACGCGATGGGCTGCAGCGGGGCGGATCAACAGCATCCGGACGCCGGGCGGTCATCGGCGCTTCCGCGAGTCGGAGATCAGAGATCTCCTGCGTCAGGACGGCTCGCGTGCTGCGACGCCGTCGCCGCGGGAGGCCGGAGAGGAGTCGGCGACCGCGCGGTCATAG
- the ccsB gene encoding c-type cytochrome biogenesis protein CcsB — translation MAPNLHLAHVSDVLLTWTVFCYAFAMLGYAAEFAATRRSMARRDASGLFARYLSGVRLGRAAVALTVIGFGFHIASVTTRGLAVHRVPWGNMYEFSCMVTLVAVAIYLALLMSQPLKRIAATALRRPNAHLISWRSRESVRYLGAFMMAPVVLYLGLAGTVLYAAPGPLVPALDSYWIKIHVVAAITATGAFMVSGVVTALYLLKERWERGLPPLRLALRRRVQAPLRPQRVSVGPGTAAVAEMNARSGLMQSLPSAASLDRLAYRIITFAFPVWTFAIIAGAIWAEQAWSRYWGWDPKETWSFITWLGYAAYLHARATAGWRGRKAAMLSLIAFACLMVDYYVVNTVITGLHSYAGIS, via the coding sequence GTGGCACCCAACCTTCACCTTGCACATGTCTCGGACGTGCTCCTGACCTGGACGGTCTTCTGCTACGCGTTCGCGATGCTGGGCTATGCCGCCGAGTTCGCCGCAACCCGCCGCTCGATGGCCCGGCGCGATGCCTCCGGCTTGTTCGCGCGCTACCTGTCGGGCGTCCGGCTCGGGCGAGCCGCGGTCGCGCTCACCGTGATCGGCTTCGGTTTCCACATCGCGTCGGTCACCACGCGCGGGCTGGCGGTGCACCGCGTGCCCTGGGGGAACATGTACGAGTTCTCCTGCATGGTCACGCTGGTTGCGGTCGCAATCTACCTCGCTTTGTTGATGAGCCAGCCGCTCAAGCGCATCGCCGCGACCGCGCTGCGCCGGCCGAACGCCCATCTGATCAGCTGGCGCTCGCGGGAGTCCGTGCGCTACCTCGGCGCGTTCATGATGGCGCCGGTGGTGCTCTACCTCGGCCTGGCCGGCACGGTGCTCTACGCCGCTCCCGGTCCGCTCGTCCCCGCCCTGGACTCGTACTGGATCAAGATCCACGTGGTCGCGGCAATCACGGCCACCGGTGCGTTCATGGTGTCCGGCGTCGTCACCGCTCTGTACCTGCTGAAGGAACGCTGGGAGCGCGGTCTGCCGCCGCTGCGCTTGGCGCTGCGCAGGCGAGTGCAGGCACCGCTTCGTCCCCAACGCGTCAGCGTGGGTCCCGGCACCGCTGCCGTGGCCGAGATGAACGCCCGCAGCGGGCTGATGCAATCGTTGCCATCCGCGGCGTCGCTGGACCGGCTGGCGTACCGGATCATCACCTTCGCGTTCCCGGTCTGGACCTTCGCGATCATCGCCGGCGCGATCTGGGCCGAGCAGGCCTGGAGCCGCTACTGGGGCTGGGACCCGAAGGAGACCTGGTCGTTCATCACCTGGCTCGGCTACGCGGCCTACCTGCATGCGCGCGCCACCGCAGGATGGCGCGGCCGCAAGGCAGCGATGCTCTCGCTGATCGCGTTCGCCTGCCTGATGGTCGACTACTACGTGGTGAACACCGTCATCACCGGCCTGCACTCCTACGCCGGTATCTCGTGA
- a CDS encoding cytochrome c biogenesis protein ResB: MSDTVLDDDRTTALSTQPDAPVRAPVRTPLAALRQLWRQLTSMRTALLLLALLALAAIPGTVIPQRGLDPVKVNSFLAAHPHLGPLMDKLSLFDVFAAPWFAAIYLLLALSLVGCLVPRIRLHARALRRRPPNAPRNLTRLTASTQWDSDEPAADVAARVHQVLRGMHWRADVREEPDGVVTVAAEKGYLRETGNLVFHVALLLLLVGIALSGLYGYKGTVLVGPGQGFANARLDYDVFEPSRLFSNSQLSPFSFSLQNFTATYQSNGEPTAFNAYVSYKSSPSAVARPFDIRVNHPLNVKGAKIFLVGHGYSLLLKVTNRKGQVEYDGQTPFLPDNSQFASHGVVKIPSLGGKDGQLGLTGEFYPTAVPTTAGLVSTYPGLDNPMLSLAAWRGNLGLNSGVPQSDYSLPVGGLKNIGVKDLTKGESWKLPDGATVTFEGIDQWATFQVAHEPGKRTVLAAAVLIIAGLLGSLRVRRRRFWIRAVPAAAGDPAGRTVVTAAGLARSDVGGFVDELDDLMAQIGPSRAGDAGTERD; this comes from the coding sequence ATGTCCGACACCGTCCTCGACGACGACCGCACCACCGCGCTCTCGACCCAGCCGGACGCGCCGGTGCGCGCTCCTGTCCGCACCCCGCTCGCGGCGCTGCGCCAGCTGTGGCGCCAGCTGACCAGCATGCGCACCGCGCTCCTGTTGCTCGCCCTGCTCGCACTCGCCGCGATCCCCGGCACGGTGATCCCGCAGCGCGGGCTCGACCCGGTCAAGGTCAACAGCTTCCTCGCGGCGCACCCGCACCTCGGGCCACTGATGGACAAGCTGTCACTGTTCGACGTCTTCGCGGCGCCGTGGTTCGCGGCGATCTACCTGCTGCTCGCGCTGTCCCTCGTCGGTTGTCTCGTGCCGCGGATCCGCCTGCACGCACGGGCGTTGCGCCGCCGGCCGCCGAACGCACCGCGTAACCTGACCCGGCTGACCGCCTCGACGCAGTGGGACAGCGATGAGCCGGCCGCGGACGTGGCGGCCCGCGTCCACCAGGTGCTGCGCGGCATGCACTGGCGGGCCGACGTACGCGAGGAGCCGGACGGTGTCGTCACCGTCGCTGCCGAGAAGGGTTACCTGCGCGAGACCGGCAACCTGGTCTTCCACGTCGCGCTGCTCTTGCTGCTGGTCGGCATCGCGCTCAGCGGCCTCTACGGATACAAGGGCACGGTGCTGGTCGGCCCCGGGCAGGGCTTCGCGAACGCGCGGCTCGACTACGACGTGTTCGAGCCGTCGCGGTTGTTCTCCAACTCCCAGCTCTCGCCGTTCTCGTTCAGCCTGCAGAACTTCACCGCGACGTACCAGTCGAACGGTGAGCCCACGGCGTTCAACGCCTACGTGAGCTACAAGTCCTCACCGAGCGCCGTCGCCAGGCCGTTCGACATTCGCGTCAACCATCCGCTGAACGTGAAGGGCGCGAAGATCTTCCTGGTCGGCCACGGGTACTCGCTGTTGCTCAAGGTGACCAACCGCAAGGGCCAGGTGGAGTACGACGGGCAAACGCCGTTCCTTCCGGACAACAGCCAGTTCGCGTCGCACGGCGTCGTGAAGATCCCGTCGCTCGGTGGCAAGGACGGCCAGCTCGGCCTGACCGGCGAGTTCTACCCGACCGCAGTTCCGACCACTGCCGGGCTGGTGTCCACGTATCCGGGTCTCGACAACCCGATGCTGTCGCTCGCGGCGTGGCGCGGCAACCTCGGCCTCAACAGCGGGGTGCCGCAGTCCGACTACTCGCTGCCGGTCGGCGGCCTGAAGAACATCGGTGTGAAGGACCTCACCAAGGGCGAGAGCTGGAAGCTGCCGGACGGCGCGACCGTGACGTTCGAGGGCATCGACCAGTGGGCCACCTTCCAGGTCGCGCACGAGCCCGGGAAGCGCACCGTTCTTGCCGCAGCCGTGCTGATCATCGCCGGCCTGCTCGGCTCGTTGCGGGTCCGGCGCCGGCGGTTCTGGATCCGGGCCGTGCCCGCCGCAGCCGGCGATCCGGCGGGGCGTACCGTAGTCACCGCGGCCGGGCTGGCGCGCAGCGATGTCGGTGGGTTCGTCGACGAGCTCGATGACCTGATGGCGCAGATCGGTCCGTCGCGCGCCGGGGATGCTGGGACCGAGAGGGACTGA
- a CDS encoding cytochrome c biogenesis protein CcdA: MTASVLADAATTFQHAAGGSLVLAVPVAVLAGLVSFFSPCVLPLVPAYLSYVTGLSAADLAAGPPSVSDGPGAAVAVEALRAAGSGRRRRGRVLLGSVLFVGGFSAVFVLFGAFFGYAGDHLVAHATAIDRIAGGVAIVMGLAFMGWLPGFQREWRFHRLPSLGIAGAPLLGIAFGVGWTPCTGPTLGVVLAIAGNPDTATAARGAVLTAAYCIGLGVPFILAGLGFRRALGAFAFVKRHYGVVVRGGGLLLIAVGVLLVTGEWNTLSIDLRNALPSYTAPV; encoded by the coding sequence GTGACTGCGTCTGTCCTGGCCGACGCCGCCACGACCTTCCAGCACGCGGCCGGTGGCTCGCTCGTGCTCGCGGTGCCGGTTGCGGTGCTGGCCGGTCTGGTGTCGTTCTTCTCGCCGTGCGTGTTGCCACTCGTGCCGGCGTACCTCTCCTACGTCACCGGCCTGTCCGCTGCCGACCTCGCGGCCGGCCCCCCTTCGGTCAGTGACGGACCGGGTGCAGCTGTTGCCGTCGAAGCGCTTCGGGCCGCCGGCTCGGGCCGGCGTCGGCGCGGGCGCGTGCTGCTCGGGTCCGTGCTGTTCGTCGGCGGGTTCTCCGCGGTGTTCGTGCTGTTCGGCGCGTTCTTCGGCTACGCCGGCGATCATCTGGTCGCGCACGCGACCGCGATCGACCGCATCGCCGGTGGCGTTGCCATCGTCATGGGTCTGGCGTTCATGGGATGGCTGCCCGGCTTCCAGCGCGAATGGCGTTTCCACCGCTTGCCGTCACTCGGCATCGCGGGCGCGCCGCTGCTCGGGATTGCGTTCGGTGTCGGGTGGACGCCCTGCACCGGCCCGACCCTCGGCGTCGTGCTGGCGATCGCCGGCAACCCGGACACCGCTACCGCAGCGCGCGGGGCCGTCCTCACGGCGGCCTACTGCATCGGGCTCGGGGTGCCGTTCATCCTCGCCGGGCTCGGCTTCCGCCGCGCACTCGGCGCCTTCGCGTTCGTGAAGCGGCACTACGGCGTGGTTGTCCGCGGCGGCGGCCTGTTGCTGATCGCCGTCGGCGTCCTGCTGGTGACTGGCGAGTGGAACACGCTCTCGATCGACCTGCGCAACGCGCTGCCCTCATACACGGCGCCGGTCTGA
- a CDS encoding TlpA disulfide reductase family protein, translating into MSRVALSRSARFAPIAVLAIAVLAGCAGTGNVNTSVTGSLGYQFGPGNITVYKSQGRAMVGNVNGTTLQGRPLSLASYRGDYVVVNFWQSECSPCRSEEPALEALSKEYASKGVRFVGIDWGDNRSSGLSFERQFGVTYPSLIDRADSLVLGFPGGAPSTPTTIVIDPHGGIAARINGPSDYTHIKRLLNDLLSESA; encoded by the coding sequence ATGTCTCGGGTTGCACTGTCGCGCTCCGCGCGCTTCGCGCCGATCGCCGTCCTGGCGATCGCGGTGCTCGCCGGATGCGCCGGTACCGGCAACGTCAACACCTCGGTGACGGGCAGCCTGGGCTACCAGTTCGGCCCGGGAAACATCACCGTGTACAAGTCCCAGGGCCGCGCCATGGTCGGCAACGTCAACGGCACGACGCTGCAAGGCCGGCCGCTCAGCCTCGCCAGCTACCGGGGTGATTACGTCGTCGTCAACTTCTGGCAGTCGGAGTGCTCGCCGTGCCGAAGCGAGGAGCCGGCGCTCGAAGCGCTGTCGAAGGAGTACGCGAGCAAAGGGGTGCGCTTCGTCGGGATCGACTGGGGTGACAACCGTTCCTCCGGGCTGAGCTTCGAGCGCCAGTTCGGCGTCACCTACCCGAGCCTCATCGACCGCGCCGACTCGCTCGTTCTCGGCTTTCCCGGCGGCGCGCCGAGCACGCCGACGACAATCGTCATCGACCCCCACGGTGGGATCGCCGCTCGGATCAACGGCCCGTCCGACTACACGCACATCAAGCGGTTGTTGAACGATCTGCTCTCGGAGTCGGCGTGA